From the genome of Flavobacterium ovatum, one region includes:
- a CDS encoding sugar-binding domain-containing protein, with amino-acid sequence MKIKIFLLSFLAFTLFTYAQHSRESDFNFGWKFSLDQKKDAFAKELNDAQWRKLNLPHDWSIEAPFDEKLEGATGYLPGGLGWYRKHFALDLKSGQSAFVLFDGVYNNSEVWLNGKKLGENPYGYTPFYFDLTPYLNKSGDNVIAVKVDHTRYADCRWYTGSGIYRNVKLVVLNSVHIPIWGTYVTTPKVTKEQATVQIETKIKNKLNSKTEFTLVTKILNEKGKQVAKNQEKLLIDGNKEQAFTQYIHVKNPQLWDIETPNRYKVISEIKLNGKTLETYTTPFGIRSLRFTAGEGFFLNGKETLVKGVCLHHDAGLVGAAVPKGVWARRLKSLKEAGVNAIRTSHNPYSQEFLDLCDEMGFLVQDEIFDELDYPKDKRLNYHDRIKDSITRGYTNHFQKWGESDLKRTILRDRNHPSVYQWSIGNEIEWTYLEYRYATGFWTDRKDPQDSGEFWGSLPKFTPEQLKERYDKEVKGKYLLEETARRLNAWVKELDNTRPTTANLVIPQISHVSGYADAVDLVGYSYRNLILPWAQKHFPHKQVTINENPGTWDDWKQVIEYPGVFSMYMWTGIDYIGERDQKWPEKSGWGDILDLAGFKYQGFNYFKSIWVNKPHISIGTLPIKESGFTVDDITGQAVPKNKGSYKWRDSNMHWNYKKGEPIVVEVASNYAQVELFVNGRSLGSRSMNDSPERIFRWVVPFEEGTITAKAGFDGQEITSKIKTSSAPTSLKITTDKTTLTADGYDVAHIIVQLLDKAGNEVKTEDTKVTFDVQGDLKILGVDNGAASNIQNFQSNRLTTSQGRALMIVQSLHGKTGKTKITANSDQFKSETISISTKK; translated from the coding sequence ATGAAAATAAAAATTTTTCTATTATCCTTTTTAGCATTTACGCTTTTCACTTATGCCCAACACAGTAGGGAATCAGATTTTAATTTTGGTTGGAAATTTTCATTAGACCAAAAGAAAGATGCTTTTGCAAAGGAACTAAACGACGCCCAATGGCGAAAGCTAAACCTTCCACATGATTGGAGTATTGAAGCTCCATTTGACGAAAAATTGGAAGGCGCTACAGGGTATCTACCTGGTGGTTTAGGTTGGTACCGCAAACATTTTGCTTTAGACCTAAAATCAGGACAATCGGCTTTTGTACTGTTTGATGGTGTGTACAATAATTCCGAAGTTTGGTTAAACGGAAAAAAATTAGGTGAAAACCCATATGGTTATACACCCTTTTATTTTGATTTAACACCTTATTTGAATAAATCAGGGGATAATGTGATCGCTGTAAAGGTTGATCATACACGTTATGCCGATTGTAGATGGTACACAGGAAGTGGAATTTATAGAAATGTAAAATTGGTAGTTCTAAATTCGGTACACATTCCTATTTGGGGAACTTATGTAACTACACCAAAAGTAACCAAAGAACAAGCAACTGTTCAAATTGAAACCAAAATTAAAAATAAGCTAAATTCAAAAACTGAATTTACTTTGGTCACTAAAATCCTGAATGAAAAAGGAAAACAAGTCGCTAAAAATCAAGAAAAACTACTTATTGACGGCAATAAAGAACAAGCTTTTACACAATATATTCACGTTAAAAATCCTCAATTATGGGATATTGAAACGCCAAATAGATACAAAGTAATTTCAGAAATTAAGTTAAACGGGAAAACTTTAGAAACGTATACCACTCCGTTTGGAATTCGTTCCTTACGTTTTACGGCTGGAGAAGGCTTTTTCTTGAACGGAAAAGAAACTTTGGTAAAAGGAGTTTGTTTGCATCACGATGCAGGTCTTGTTGGAGCTGCCGTACCAAAAGGCGTTTGGGCTCGTCGATTAAAAAGCTTAAAAGAGGCTGGAGTAAATGCAATCCGTACTTCGCATAACCCCTATTCACAAGAGTTTTTGGATCTATGCGATGAAATGGGATTCTTAGTTCAAGATGAAATTTTTGATGAATTAGATTATCCAAAAGACAAACGTTTGAATTATCATGACCGCATTAAAGATAGCATTACACGCGGTTATACCAATCATTTTCAAAAATGGGGAGAAAGTGACTTAAAACGCACCATACTACGAGACAGAAATCATCCATCTGTTTATCAATGGAGTATTGGTAATGAAATTGAATGGACTTATCTTGAATATCGATATGCAACAGGATTCTGGACAGACCGCAAAGACCCTCAAGACTCTGGAGAATTCTGGGGAAGTTTACCAAAATTCACTCCAGAACAATTAAAAGAAAGATATGATAAAGAAGTCAAAGGTAAATATCTCTTAGAAGAAACAGCAAGAAGACTAAACGCTTGGGTAAAAGAATTAGATAATACTCGCCCTACAACTGCCAATTTGGTTATTCCTCAAATAAGCCATGTGAGTGGCTATGCAGATGCCGTAGATTTAGTCGGTTACAGTTATAGAAACTTAATCTTACCATGGGCACAAAAACACTTCCCACACAAACAAGTTACTATTAACGAAAACCCTGGCACATGGGATGACTGGAAACAAGTGATTGAATATCCTGGGGTTTTTAGTATGTACATGTGGACAGGAATTGATTATATTGGGGAACGTGATCAAAAATGGCCTGAAAAAAGTGGCTGGGGTGACATCTTAGATTTAGCAGGATTTAAATACCAAGGTTTTAATTATTTCAAAAGTATTTGGGTAAACAAACCGCACATTTCTATCGGAACATTGCCTATCAAAGAATCCGGGTTTACAGTAGATGATATCACGGGACAAGCTGTACCAAAAAACAAAGGGTCGTACAAATGGCGTGATTCTAATATGCATTGGAATTACAAAAAAGGAGAACCTATTGTAGTTGAAGTAGCATCAAACTATGCTCAAGTAGAATTGTTCGTAAACGGAAGATCATTAGGCAGTCGTAGTATGAATGATAGTCCAGAGCGAATTTTTCGTTGGGTTGTTCCTTTTGAAGAAGGAACAATTACAGCCAAAGCAGGTTTTGACGGTCAAGAAATAACTTCAAAGATCAAAACAAGCTCGGCTCCAACAAGTTTAAAAATCACAACGGATAAAACTACCTTAACTGCTGATGGATATGATGTAGCGCATATTATCGTTCAACTACTAGATAAAGCGGGTAACGAAGTGAAAACTGAGGATACTAAGGTTACTTTTGATGTACAAGGGGATTTAAAAATTTTAGGAGTAGACAATGGTGCGGCAAGCAACATCCAGAATTTTCAATCTAATAGACTTACTACAAGTCAAGGACGTGCTTTAATGATTGTACAATCCCTACACGGAAAAACAGGGAAAACAAAAATCACTGCAAATTCTGACCAATTTAAAAGTGAAACAATTTCAATAAGCACAAAAAAATAA
- a CDS encoding glycoside hydrolase family 28 protein produces MKNNTLLKMALIAIVVISFFNFQTKKTWDVRDFGAKGDNNTLNTKAIQSAIDACNQAGGGTVLIEDGIYISGTLLLKDNVTLKVENNTTLLGSDNPNDYISIDPFVDATGQLRGKCLVGAIDVKNIGIIGKGTIDGRGELFTPKKVEETLKRIGEKEKLSQLDLKESALYDGGKVKKFDRPFLVRLVRSSTILLKDIHLRQPAAWTLHIFQCNNFVVDKIDIHSHANQNNDAIDIDSSTNGLIKNCTIDSGDDAICFKTTSPKPTQNIKVLNCKIKSEWGAIKFGTESMGDFRDITVKDCFIHDTRGGGIKILSVDGANINNVLIDNIKMENVEMPIFIRLGERGLVYRDAPKQPVGTINNVVISNINAVSRKLEDCRIKPTVGFFFTGTPNHKIGNIKLKNIKISLPGGGTEKDSEIIVPENELQYPEFTKLGAVPAFGMYARHIEKLETKNIHFSLQNSDKRKEIVLEDVN; encoded by the coding sequence ATGAAAAACAATACGCTTCTTAAAATGGCACTAATTGCAATTGTCGTAATTTCCTTTTTCAATTTCCAAACAAAAAAAACTTGGGATGTTCGTGATTTTGGAGCCAAAGGAGATAACAATACGCTAAATACAAAAGCCATTCAGTCTGCAATTGACGCTTGTAATCAAGCTGGCGGAGGAACTGTTCTTATTGAAGACGGAATCTACATTTCGGGTACGCTGTTATTAAAAGATAATGTAACTCTAAAAGTAGAGAACAATACAACACTTTTGGGTAGCGACAACCCAAATGATTACATTAGCATTGATCCTTTTGTAGATGCCACAGGACAACTGCGCGGAAAATGTTTGGTTGGAGCCATAGATGTAAAAAACATCGGGATTATTGGGAAAGGTACTATCGATGGCCGAGGAGAACTTTTTACACCCAAAAAAGTAGAAGAAACACTAAAACGCATCGGCGAAAAAGAAAAGCTGTCGCAACTGGACTTAAAAGAAAGTGCTTTGTATGACGGCGGAAAAGTCAAAAAATTTGACCGTCCGTTTTTGGTTCGTTTGGTTCGTTCCAGTACAATTTTATTAAAGGACATCCACCTTCGTCAGCCTGCTGCTTGGACATTGCACATCTTTCAATGCAACAATTTTGTGGTCGATAAAATTGATATTCACAGTCACGCCAATCAAAATAATGATGCCATAGATATTGATTCTAGCACAAACGGATTGATTAAAAATTGTACGATTGATTCTGGAGACGATGCGATATGTTTTAAAACAACCAGCCCAAAACCGACACAAAATATAAAAGTGCTTAATTGTAAAATTAAAAGCGAATGGGGTGCTATAAAATTTGGTACCGAATCCATGGGCGATTTTAGAGACATTACTGTAAAAGATTGTTTTATACATGATACAAGAGGTGGCGGAATCAAAATTTTGAGTGTTGATGGAGCCAATATCAACAACGTTTTGATAGACAACATCAAAATGGAAAATGTAGAAATGCCGATTTTCATTCGCTTAGGCGAACGAGGATTGGTCTATCGTGACGCACCCAAACAACCCGTAGGAACTATTAATAATGTAGTTATTTCTAACATTAATGCCGTTTCTAGAAAATTGGAAGATTGCCGAATCAAACCTACCGTTGGTTTCTTTTTCACCGGTACACCCAACCATAAAATTGGGAATATCAAATTGAAAAACATCAAAATCAGTTTACCAGGCGGCGGAACTGAAAAAGACAGCGAAATTATAGTTCCCGAAAATGAGTTACAGTATCCTGAATTCACAAAACTTGGCGCCGTTCCTGCTTTTGGTATGTACGCCCGACACATCGAAAAATTAGAAACAAAAAACATCCATTTCTCTTTGCAAAACAGTGATAAACGAAAAGAAATTGTGTTAGAGGATGTAAATTAA
- a CDS encoding arylsulfatase, whose amino-acid sequence MKKIALILTLCLFVNLYSQQKAINQKQPNVILILTDDQGIGDLACQGNPWLKTPNIDSFYKQAVRMTDFHVSPLCAPTRGALMTGRYPINNGAWATYKGRDALSGNPSTIADIFSQNGYITGMFGKWHLGDNYPVRPTDSGFDVVVQHKAGGVGELSDYWGNNYFNDTYFVNNEPKQFQGYCTDVWFDQTMQFITKNKDKPFFIYLPTNAPHGPLYVEEKYAKPYRELAKNKQIVSAEYYGMLANIDENFGKLEAFLKKNKLTDNTILIYMTDNGTANGISPDGKIGYNKGYNGRKGSKTDGGHRVPFFIRWKDGKISGGKDLDATAAHVDLLPTLASLCNLTMPKNQQMDGIDLGPVLLQKEKANQDRTVFVHNRQDWRPPMDVDETCLIKDNWRLINGKELYDMNTDKMQKNDIAAQHPAIVQQLLANNSNFLIHTKTNPEYYQMPAAIIGNPEQKEIKLTIQHAIGDDDGIWKSEQVAEGMKNSNNMHAIEVAKKGKYRISCRRWPKECPAEIWGIPNENPKNWFTYKTIKPTKVRIQIQSQLLEKQIQKEDVEVNFEVNLEKGKTFLANDFIEGKNKYGVYYTYISLIE is encoded by the coding sequence ATGAAAAAAATAGCCCTAATACTCACACTGTGCTTATTTGTTAACTTATATTCACAACAAAAGGCTATTAACCAAAAACAACCCAACGTCATTCTAATTTTAACAGACGACCAAGGCATAGGCGATTTGGCTTGTCAAGGAAACCCTTGGTTAAAAACACCAAACATAGATAGCTTTTACAAACAAGCGGTACGCATGACCGACTTTCATGTAAGTCCGTTATGTGCTCCCACTCGTGGCGCGCTCATGACTGGGCGATATCCTATCAATAATGGGGCTTGGGCAACTTACAAAGGCCGAGATGCATTGTCTGGAAACCCATCTACTATTGCAGATATTTTTAGTCAAAATGGATACATAACAGGAATGTTTGGCAAATGGCATTTGGGAGACAACTATCCAGTTCGACCAACGGATAGCGGTTTTGACGTTGTGGTACAACACAAAGCAGGTGGCGTAGGGGAACTTTCCGATTATTGGGGAAACAATTATTTTAATGACACCTATTTTGTAAATAACGAACCCAAACAATTTCAAGGCTATTGCACCGATGTTTGGTTTGATCAAACGATGCAATTTATCACCAAAAACAAAGACAAGCCGTTTTTTATCTACTTACCCACCAATGCGCCGCACGGTCCATTGTACGTAGAGGAGAAATATGCAAAGCCGTACCGAGAGTTAGCTAAAAACAAACAAATTGTTAGCGCCGAATACTACGGAATGCTGGCAAATATTGATGAGAATTTTGGTAAACTGGAAGCTTTCTTAAAAAAGAATAAACTCACAGACAACACCATTCTGATTTACATGACCGATAACGGCACTGCAAACGGAATAAGCCCCGATGGAAAAATTGGGTATAACAAAGGGTATAATGGTAGAAAAGGTTCCAAAACAGATGGAGGTCACCGTGTGCCTTTTTTCATTCGATGGAAAGATGGAAAAATAAGTGGAGGGAAAGATTTGGATGCTACAGCAGCCCATGTTGATTTATTACCCACCTTGGCTTCGCTTTGCAATTTAACAATGCCAAAAAACCAACAAATGGATGGAATCGATTTAGGGCCTGTTTTGCTACAAAAAGAAAAAGCCAACCAAGACCGTACGGTTTTTGTACACAATAGACAAGACTGGCGTCCACCGATGGATGTAGACGAAACTTGCCTTATCAAAGACAATTGGAGGTTGATTAATGGTAAGGAACTCTATGATATGAACACAGATAAAATGCAAAAAAACGATATTGCTGCACAACATCCTGCAATAGTGCAACAGTTGTTGGCTAATAATTCTAATTTTCTAATCCATACCAAAACCAATCCAGAGTACTACCAAATGCCCGCTGCAATTATTGGAAATCCTGAACAAAAGGAAATCAAATTAACGATCCAGCATGCCATTGGTGATGACGATGGAATTTGGAAAAGTGAACAAGTCGCTGAAGGAATGAAAAACAGCAACAACATGCACGCAATCGAAGTGGCCAAGAAAGGAAAATATCGTATTTCCTGCCGCAGATGGCCAAAAGAATGTCCCGCAGAAATTTGGGGAATTCCAAACGAAAACCCTAAAAACTGGTTTACTTACAAAACAATAAAACCTACCAAAGTTAGGATTCAAATTCAAAGCCAGTTATTAGAAAAACAAATTCAAAAGGAAGATGTAGAAGTGAATTTTGAAGTCAATCTCGAAAAGGGAAAAACCTTTTTGGCTAACGATTTTATCGAAGGAAAAAACAAATACGGCGTTTATTACACTTATATTTCATTGATTGAATAG
- a CDS encoding alpha-L-fucosidase — protein MTVNKISMYKKALVFCLALSLNIGAQNKPQTIKKKYDDSWESIRAGYKVPEWFKDAKFGIFLHWGPYAVPAYSSEKFPKGIYDQKWNKGGMNPYSYHREHYGDPSKFGYKDFIPMFKAEKFDAEEWIALFKKSGARYVVPVGEHHDGYAMYNSKVTRWNVVETGPKKDVMKMLADACKTQGLKFGMSSHFAYNRLYYYKNDPTWDTNDPRYFDLYGEPVEPGAAPTKQYLNLWWNRTTDIIDNYKPDLLWFDYGLDDAGFEPVHKKILSYYYNKGEEWNKEVVFQDKNMKYPSFPEDLIVLDLERGRMDNINKYPWQTDTSIGKISWGYIDNEEYKTADYLLDELIDIVSKNGCLLLNIGPKADGTIPDPAKKILATMGEWLSVNDEVIFNTRPWKIYGEGPTKVDKGNHTEKNNKDAGFEDIRFTTNGDVLYATALGWSKDGVFNIKSLATNNEYDKRKVESVTFVSGKNKLDWKQSASGLKITVKGNKPCEEAFAFKIKFKK, from the coding sequence ATGACAGTAAATAAAATTAGTATGTACAAAAAAGCCTTGGTATTTTGTTTAGCACTTAGCCTCAACATTGGTGCACAAAACAAACCGCAAACAATCAAAAAGAAGTACGACGACAGTTGGGAATCGATTCGTGCAGGTTACAAAGTACCAGAATGGTTTAAAGATGCCAAATTTGGAATTTTTTTACATTGGGGACCTTACGCCGTTCCTGCCTATAGTAGTGAAAAATTCCCTAAAGGAATTTACGACCAAAAGTGGAATAAAGGAGGCATGAATCCGTACAGCTATCATAGAGAACATTATGGTGACCCTTCAAAATTCGGATACAAAGACTTCATTCCGATGTTCAAAGCAGAGAAATTTGATGCTGAAGAATGGATTGCGTTATTCAAAAAATCAGGTGCACGTTATGTAGTTCCTGTTGGAGAACACCACGATGGATACGCCATGTACAACTCTAAAGTAACACGATGGAATGTTGTAGAAACAGGGCCTAAAAAAGACGTGATGAAAATGCTAGCCGATGCTTGTAAAACACAAGGATTAAAGTTTGGTATGTCATCGCACTTTGCTTACAACCGTTTGTATTACTACAAAAACGACCCAACTTGGGATACTAATGATCCTAGATATTTTGATCTATACGGAGAACCTGTTGAACCAGGAGCTGCGCCAACAAAACAATATTTGAACCTTTGGTGGAACAGAACAACCGATATTATTGACAATTACAAACCCGATTTGCTTTGGTTTGATTACGGTTTGGATGATGCTGGTTTTGAACCCGTACACAAAAAAATCCTTTCGTACTATTACAACAAAGGAGAAGAATGGAATAAAGAAGTCGTTTTTCAAGACAAAAACATGAAATACCCTTCTTTCCCAGAAGATTTAATTGTTCTAGATTTGGAGCGTGGTCGCATGGACAATATCAACAAATATCCTTGGCAAACAGATACCTCTATTGGTAAAATATCTTGGGGATACATCGACAATGAAGAGTACAAAACAGCCGATTATCTACTAGATGAATTGATTGACATTGTGAGTAAAAATGGTTGTTTACTATTGAATATAGGACCAAAAGCAGACGGAACAATTCCAGATCCTGCCAAGAAAATTTTGGCTACTATGGGAGAATGGCTTTCTGTTAATGACGAGGTGATTTTTAATACTCGCCCTTGGAAAATTTATGGCGAAGGTCCAACCAAAGTAGACAAAGGAAACCATACCGAAAAGAACAACAAAGACGCCGGTTTTGAAGACATTCGTTTCACTACAAACGGTGATGTATTGTATGCAACAGCTTTAGGTTGGTCAAAAGATGGCGTTTTCAACATCAAATCTTTGGCTACTAATAATGAATACGATAAACGAAAAGTAGAATCGGTAACTTTTGTAAGCGGAAAAAACAAATTGGATTGGAAGCAATCTGCTTCAGGTTTAAAAATCACTGTAAAAGGCAACAAACCTTGCGAAGAAGCTTTTGCATTTAAAATCAAATTCAAAAAATAA
- a CDS encoding sulfatase-like hydrolase/transferase: MRKIHYLLACLVLVITIKTTAQEKPNILVILADDLGYGDVGFTGSTEIKTPNLDKLAKNGVIFKNGYVTHPYCGPSRAGLLTGRYQARFGLEINLTNSPFDMYNGLPLTEQTFANRLKKSGYTTGIIGKWHMGGSEPFHPNNRGFDYFYGFLAGGHSYFPENVKTVAPLVSEKTGEPAYSANEGSYHPLTRNDKAGEFNEYLTTALSKDAAKFIGDSKKPFCLYMAYNAPHLPLEAPKETIDKYKNIKDPQRRVYAAMIDKMDEGVGIIIKALKDSGKYDNTLIFFLSDNGGPRAEKQGHGFAFNGPFVGGKGSMHEGGSHVPFFLHWPNGNLKKGVFEGLVSSLDISATAVALGNGDTSGEKLEGTNLIPFLTGAKKGTPHDALFWRMDDGKAWSVRTEKTKYLLEGYGKNVQPELFDMEKDPYESTNIVSNSAKDKAAMAKLWNEWNQGNISNSFLQAGPYQKKRLEMYKKLYDDLHEKAKKQKLLIIE, encoded by the coding sequence ATGAGAAAAATACATTATTTATTAGCATGTTTAGTTCTGGTAATCACCATCAAAACAACGGCGCAAGAAAAACCAAATATCCTAGTAATCTTAGCCGATGACTTAGGATATGGCGATGTAGGATTTACAGGTTCTACCGAAATCAAGACGCCAAATTTAGATAAATTGGCAAAGAATGGTGTGATTTTCAAAAACGGTTATGTGACGCATCCGTACTGTGGCCCTTCACGTGCGGGTCTACTTACAGGACGCTATCAAGCCCGTTTTGGATTGGAAATCAATTTGACCAACTCGCCATTTGACATGTACAACGGTTTACCATTAACCGAACAAACCTTTGCCAACCGACTCAAAAAATCGGGTTACACCACGGGAATAATAGGAAAATGGCATATGGGAGGTTCAGAACCTTTTCATCCAAACAATCGCGGTTTTGATTATTTCTACGGATTTTTGGCAGGCGGTCACTCCTACTTTCCCGAAAATGTAAAAACCGTTGCGCCATTAGTTTCTGAAAAAACAGGAGAACCAGCATATAGCGCTAATGAGGGCAGTTACCATCCTTTGACACGTAATGATAAAGCAGGAGAATTCAATGAATATTTAACTACAGCACTTAGTAAAGATGCGGCAAAATTTATTGGTGACAGCAAAAAACCATTCTGTTTGTATATGGCCTATAATGCGCCACATTTACCACTAGAAGCACCTAAAGAAACGATTGACAAATATAAGAATATCAAAGATCCGCAACGTAGAGTGTATGCTGCCATGATTGACAAAATGGACGAAGGAGTTGGTATTATTATTAAAGCTTTGAAAGATTCTGGAAAATATGACAACACTTTAATATTCTTCTTGTCGGACAATGGTGGCCCAAGAGCTGAAAAGCAAGGTCATGGTTTTGCTTTCAACGGTCCATTTGTGGGCGGAAAAGGTAGTATGCACGAAGGAGGTTCTCATGTTCCTTTCTTTTTACATTGGCCAAATGGGAATTTGAAAAAAGGTGTTTTTGAAGGATTAGTATCCTCTTTGGATATCTCGGCAACGGCTGTAGCGCTAGGAAATGGAGATACATCAGGCGAAAAACTAGAAGGAACCAACTTGATTCCGTTCCTAACAGGAGCTAAAAAAGGAACGCCACATGATGCCTTATTTTGGAGAATGGACGATGGAAAAGCATGGTCAGTGCGAACAGAAAAAACGAAATACTTACTTGAGGGATATGGTAAAAATGTCCAACCAGAGTTATTTGACATGGAGAAAGATCCTTATGAGTCAACCAATATTGTATCTAATTCGGCAAAAGATAAAGCAGCTATGGCAAAACTCTGGAACGAATGGAACCAAGGCAATATATCAAATAGCTTTTTACAAGCAGGTCCTTACCAAAAAAAGCGATTGGAAATGTATAAAAAACTGTATGATGATTTACACGAAAAAGCTAAAAAGC